The sequence GTCCCGACGGCGGAAGACTGGGCCTCCAAGCATCAAGGATTGGAAGGATTGGCGATCGTCAGTGTCCACGAGGCTTTCGGCTTGGGCCAGGAGTTTAATCGACATCTGTTGCAGACCATGTCATCTAGGACACCGTGATCGGATATCGACCCAATGTTCTACGGCACCGGCATCGGATTCGCAGCGCGCGGATTGAACTCGGCGAAACGGTATATGCATTGCCGTGAACCGACCAAAAGGAGGTGTTCGATGAACGCCTACACGGTGTCCCGGCTGGCCCTTGATGCCGGGGTGAGCGTGCATATCGTGCGCGACTACCTGCTGCGCGGATTGCTGCGGCCAGTCGCCTGCACCACGGGTGGCTACGGCCTGTTCGATGACGCCGCCTTGCAGCGACTGTGCTTCGTGCGGGCCGCCTTCGAGGCGGGCATCGGCCTCGGCGCATTGGCGCGGCTGTGCCGGGCGCTGGATGCGGCGAACTGCGATGAAACTGCCGCGCAGCTTGCTGTGCTGCGTCAGTTCGTCGAACGCCGGCGCGAAGCGTTGGCCAATCTGGAAGTGCAGTTGGCCGCCATGCCGACCGCGCCGGCACAGCATGCGGAGAGTTTGCCATGAACAGCCCCGAGCGCATGCCGGCCGAGACACACAAGCCGTTCACCGGCTACCTGTGGGGTGCGCTGGCGGTGCTCACCTGTCCCTGTCATTTGCCGATTCTCGCCATTGTGCTGGCCGGCACGACGGCCGGCGCGTTCATCGGCGAGCACTGGGGTATTGCAGCCCTCACGCTGACCGGCTTGTTTGTCCTGTCTGTGACGCGGCTGCTGCGGGCCTTCAGAGGTCGATCATGAGCGCTTCCCAGCCAATTGAATGGACAGTGGCGCAACTGGCGCAGGCGGTCGAGCGCGGGCAGCTTGAGCTGCACTACCAGCCGATTGTCGATTTGCGCAGTGAGCAGATTGTCGGCGCGGAAGCCCTGTTGCGCTGGCGTCATCCGACGCTCGGACTGTTGCCGCCGGGCCAGTTCCTGCCCGTGATCGAATCGTCCGGCCTGATGCCGGAAATCGGCGCATGGGTGCTGGGCGCAGCCTGCCGTCAAATGCGCGACTGGCGGGTGCTGGCATGGCAACCGTTCCGGCTGGCCGTCAATGTTTCGGCGAGCCAAGTGGGGCCAGATTTCGACAAGTGGGTAAAGGGCGTGCTGGCCGATGCCGGGTTGCCCGCCGCGTATCTTGAAATTGAGCTGACCGAATCGGTTGCGTTCGGTGATCCGGCGATCTTCCCCGCCCTGGAAGCTTTGCGACAGATCGGTGTGCGCTTCGCCGCCGACGACTTCGGCACCGGCTATTCCTGCCTGCAACACCTGAAATGCTGCCCCATCAGCACGCTCAAGATCGACCAATCGTTTGTCGCCGGACTCGCCAACGACCACCGCGACCAGACCATCGTGCGCACCGTGATTCAGCTTGCGCATGGGCTTGGCATGGAAGTAGTGGCCGAAGGCGTGGAAACATCGGCGAGTCTTGATTTGTTGCGACAAGCGGACTGCGACACAGGACAAGGCTTCCTGTTCGCCAAGCCGATGCCGGCGGCGGCATTCGCCGTCTTCGTCAGTCAATGGAGGGGTGCCACCATGAATGCAAATGATCCGACTGCCACCAGTTGCTGCGTGTGCTGCAAGGAAATCCCGCTCGATGCCGCCTTCACCCCGGAAGGCGCGGAATACGTCGAGCACTTCTGCGGGCTGGAGTGCTATCAGCGCTTCCAGGCGCGCGCCAAGACCGGGAGCGAAACCGATGCCGATCCGAACGCCTGCGACTCATCACTGTCAGACTGAGGCATACCCTAACTGGATGTCAGGCAAGGCCGCACCGCGTGTCATTTTCAGAAGACGACTGCACCAATTGACGGGGCGTAACGCCAGATGTGCAGGCGACTCCTGACAACGCAATATCAGAAGTCATCTGCACCAATCTCGACTATGCTCAATACTCGTGTGCACCAAAGCGAGGTGTGAGCATGGCGTCAGACACATCATTGATTGCCGAGCAAGGCGTGGCCACCCTGCCCGATGCGGCTTGGGCGCAGGCCCGGCAACGGGCGGAAATCATCGGGCCGCTGGCAGCGCTTGATGTGGTCGGGCATGAAGCCGCCGATGCCGCTGCTCACGCGCTTGGCCTGTCCAGGCGGCAGGTGTATGTCCTAATCCGCCGTGCCCGGCAAGGTGCTGGGCTTGTGACGGACCTGGCTCGCAGCCGATCCGGCGGCGGAAAAGGCAAGGGACGCTTGCCGGAATCAGTTGAGCGCATCATCCGCGAGTTGCTGCAAAAGCGCTTCCTGACCAAGCAGAAGCGTAGCCTGGCAGCGTTCCACCGCGAGGTCGCGCAGGCTTGCAAAGCGCAAAAGCTGCGGGCGCCGGCGCGCAACACCGTGGCTCTGCGGATCGCCGGCCTCGATCCGCTCAAGGCCACTCGCCGCCGGGAAGGTCAGGATGCGTCCCGCAGCCTGCAAGGTGTCGGTGGTGAGCCTCCCGCCGTGACCGCGCCACTGGAACAAGTGCAGATTGATCACACGGTCATCGACCTGATCGTGGTGGACGAGCGCGACCGGCAACCGATTGGCCGTCCGTATCTGACCATCGCCATCGACGTGTTTACCCGCTGCGTGCTCGGCATGGTCGTCACGCTGGAAGCGCCGTCATCTGTTTCGGTCGGCCTGTGCCTTGTGCATGTCGCCTGCGACAAGCGTCCCTGGCTGGAGGGTCTGAACATAGAAATAGAGTGGCCGATGAGCGGCAAGCCCAGGCTGCTCTACCTGGACAACGCGGCCGAGTTCAAGAGCGAAGCGCTACGCCGAGGCTGCGAGCAGCATGGCATCCGGCTTGACTATCGCCCGCTCGGGCAGCCGCACTACGGCGGCATCGTGGAACGGATCATCGGCACGGCGATGCAGATGATCCACGACGAATTGCCAGGGACGACCTTCTCCAACCCTGACCAGCGCGGCGACTACGATTCCGAAAACAAGGCCGCCCTGACGCTGCGTGAGCTGGAGCGCTGGCTCACATTGGCGGTCGGCACCTACCACGGCTCCGTGCACAACGGCCTGCTCCAGCCGCCGGCAGCGCGCTGGGCCGAAGCTATCGCGCGGACCGGCGTGCCAACCGTCATCACTCGCACCACGGCTTTTCTGGTCGATTTTCTGCCCATCATCCGCCGCACGCTGACCCGCACCGGCTTCGTCATCGACCACATCCATTACTACGCCGATGCGCTCAAGCCGTGGATAGCTCGGCGCGACCGCTTGCCTGCGTTCCTGATCCGGCGCGACCCGCGCGACATCAGCCGCATTTGGGTGCTGGAGCCGGAGGGGCAGCACTATCTGGAAATTCCATACCGCACCTTGTCGCACCCGGCTGTCACCCTCTGGGAACAACGACAGGCGCTGGCGAAATTGCGGCAGCAAGGGCGCGAACAGGTGGATGAGTCGGCGCTGTTTCGCATGATCGGCCAGATGCGCGAAATCGTGTCCACCGCGCAGAAAGCTACGCGCAAGGCGCGGCGCGACGCGGATCGACGCCAGCATCTCAAGGCAACGGCAGTTCTTTTCAAAACCACGCCACCACCGGACGCGGACATGGCTGACCCGCAGGCAGACAACCAGCCACCTGCCAAACCGTTCGACCAGATTGAGGAGTGGTAGCCGTGGAAGAATATCCCATCATCGACTTGTCCCACCTGATGCCGGTGGCCCAGGGCTTGGCCCGTCTTCCGGCGGACGAACGCATCCATCGCCTTCGCGCTGACCGCTGGATCGGCTATCCGCGAGCAGTCGAGGCGCTGAATCGGCTGGAAGCCCTGTATGCGTGGCCGAACAAACAACGCATGCCCAACCTGCTGTTGGTCGGTCCAACCAACAACGGCAAGTCGATGATCGTCGAGAAATTCCGCCGCACCCACCCGGCCAGCTCCGACGCCGACCAGGAGCACATTCCGGTACTGGTCGTGCAGATGCCATCCGAACCGTCGGTAATCCGCTTCTACGTCGCGCTACTTGCCGCGATGGGCGCGCCATTGCGCCCGCGCCCACGGCTGCCGGAAATGGAGCAATTGGCGCTGGCACTGCTACGCAAGGTCGGCGTGCGCATGCTGGTGATCGACGAATTGCACAACGTCCTGGCCGGCAACAGCGTCAACCGCCGGGAATTCCTCAACCTGCTGCGTTTCCTCGGCAACGAGCTGCGCATCCCGCTGGTCGGGGTCGGCACACGCGATGCCTACTTGGCGATCCGCTCGGACGACCAGTTGGAAAACCGCTTCGAGCCGATGATGCTGCCGGTGTGGGAGGCCAACGACGATTGCTGCTCACTGCTGGCCAGCTTCGCGGCTTCGCTCCCGCTGCGGCGACCCTCGTCGATTGCCACGCTGGATATGGCCCGCTACCTGCTTACGCGCAGCGAGGGCACCATCGGCGAGCTGGCGCACCTGTTGATGGCGGCGGCCGTCGCTGCCGTGGAGAGCGGTGAGGAAGCGATCAACCATCGCACGCTCAGCATGGCCGATTACACCGGTCCCAGCGAGCGGCGGCAATTCGAGCGGGAACTGATGTGAAGCCAGCGCCACACTGGCCACTGCATCCGGCTCCCAGGGAAGGCGAAGCCTTGTCTTCGTGGCTCAACCGCGTGGCCCTTTGCTATCACATGGAGGTGTCCGAGCTGCTGGAGCACGATCTTGGTCACGGCCAGGTTGATGACCTGGACACCGCGCCACCACTGGCGCTGCTGGCGATGCTCTCCCAGCGGAGCGGCATCGAGCCGGACCGGCTGCGTTGCATGAGTTTCGACGGCTGGGTGCCTTGGCTACTGGACAGCCTTGATGATCAGATTCCAGACGCATTGGAAACCTATGCGTTCCAGCTCTCGGTGCTGCTGCCGAAACTCCGCCGTAGGACGCGATCCATCACGAGCTGGCGTGCCTGGCTGCCCAGCCAGCCGATACATCGCGCCTGCCCGCTCTGTCTGAACGACCCGGCAAACCAAGCCGTACTGCTTGCATGGAAGCTGCCCCTGATGCTGAGCTGCCCGCTGCATGGCTGCTGGCTGGAATCCTATTGGGGCGTGCCTGGGCGGTTTCTCGGCTGGGAGAACGCCGACACTGCGCCGCGCACCGCCAGCGACGCGATTGCGGTGATGGACCGGCGCACCTGGCAGGCACTGACGACCGGCCATGTGGAGCTGCCGCGCCGACGCATCCACGCTGGATTGTGGTTTCGGCTACTACGCACGCTGCTCGATGAGCTGAACACCCCGCTTTCGACGTGCGGAACCTGCGCGGGGTATCTCCGCCAAGTCTGGGAAGGCTGCGGGCATCCGCTGCGTGCTGGGCAAAGTCTGTGGCGACCGTATGAAACCCTGAACCCGGCAGTACGGTTGCAGATGCTGGAGGCGGCGGCAACGGCAATCAGCTTGATTGAGATGAGGGATATAAGCCCGCCGGGCGAGCATGCAAAGCTGTTCTGGTCCGAACCCCAAACCGGTTTCACCAGTGGCCTGTCGGCGAAAACGCCGAAGCCCGAACCCGTCGATCACTGGCAACGGGCAGTCCAGGCCATCGATGAGGCCATCATTGAAGCGCGGCACGACCCCGAGACGGCACGCTCGCTGTTCGCGTTGGCTTCCTATGGTCGGCGCGACCCCGCTTCCCTGGAACAGTTGCGCGCCACCTTCGCAAAGGAAGGCATCCCCCCGGAATTCCTGTCACATTACGTGCCTGATGGACCTTTTGCATGTCTTAGACAGAATGACGGGTTAAGTGACAAATTTTGACGACCAGAACTTTCCGGTGCACACTGTCACATAATCGAACGTATACGTGACGGGTGAAAAGGTGCTGATCGGCTACATGCGGGTATCGAAGGCGGACGGATCCCAGTCCACCAATTTGCAACGCGATGCGCTCATCGCCGCTGGTGTGAGCCTTGCGCACCTTTACGAGGATCTGGCCTCGGGCAGGCGCGATGATCGCCCAGGGTTGGCTGCTTGCCTGAAGGCGCTTCGTGAAGGGGACACGCTGATCGTGTGGAAGCTCGATCGGCTTGGCCGTGATCTGCGCCACCTGATCAACACCGTGCACGACCTAACTGCGCGTAGCGTGGGCCTGAAGGTCCTGACCGGTCACGGTGCGGCGGTCGACACGACGACTGCCGCCGGCAAGCTTGTGTTCGGTATTTTTGCCGCGCTGGCCGAGTTCGAGCGTGAGTTGATTTCCGAGCGAACAGTCGCTGGACTTATCTCGGCGCGCGCTCGCGGCAGGAAAGGGGGGCGCCCCTTCAAGATGACCGCCGCCAAGCTACGCCTG is a genomic window of Shewanella sp. GD04112 containing:
- the merD gene encoding mercury resistance co-regulator MerD; amino-acid sequence: MNAYTVSRLALDAGVSVHIVRDYLLRGLLRPVACTTGGYGLFDDAALQRLCFVRAAFEAGIGLGALARLCRALDAANCDETAAQLAVLRQFVERRREALANLEVQLAAMPTAPAQHAESLP
- the merE gene encoding broad-spectrum mercury transporter MerE, whose amino-acid sequence is MNSPERMPAETHKPFTGYLWGALAVLTCPCHLPILAIVLAGTTAGAFIGEHWGIAALTLTGLFVLSVTRLLRAFRGRS
- a CDS encoding DUF3330 domain-containing protein, with amino-acid sequence MSASQPIEWTVAQLAQAVERGQLELHYQPIVDLRSEQIVGAEALLRWRHPTLGLLPPGQFLPVIESSGLMPEIGAWVLGAACRQMRDWRVLAWQPFRLAVNVSASQVGPDFDKWVKGVLADAGLPAAYLEIELTESVAFGDPAIFPALEALRQIGVRFAADDFGTGYSCLQHLKCCPISTLKIDQSFVAGLANDHRDQTIVRTVIQLAHGLGMEVVAEGVETSASLDLLRQADCDTGQGFLFAKPMPAAAFAVFVSQWRGATMNANDPTATSCCVCCKEIPLDAAFTPEGAEYVEHFCGLECYQRFQARAKTGSETDADPNACDSSLSD
- a CDS encoding DDE-type integrase/transposase/recombinase, giving the protein MASDTSLIAEQGVATLPDAAWAQARQRAEIIGPLAALDVVGHEAADAAAHALGLSRRQVYVLIRRARQGAGLVTDLARSRSGGGKGKGRLPESVERIIRELLQKRFLTKQKRSLAAFHREVAQACKAQKLRAPARNTVALRIAGLDPLKATRRREGQDASRSLQGVGGEPPAVTAPLEQVQIDHTVIDLIVVDERDRQPIGRPYLTIAIDVFTRCVLGMVVTLEAPSSVSVGLCLVHVACDKRPWLEGLNIEIEWPMSGKPRLLYLDNAAEFKSEALRRGCEQHGIRLDYRPLGQPHYGGIVERIIGTAMQMIHDELPGTTFSNPDQRGDYDSENKAALTLRELERWLTLAVGTYHGSVHNGLLQPPAARWAEAIARTGVPTVITRTTAFLVDFLPIIRRTLTRTGFVIDHIHYYADALKPWIARRDRLPAFLIRRDPRDISRIWVLEPEGQHYLEIPYRTLSHPAVTLWEQRQALAKLRQQGREQVDESALFRMIGQMREIVSTAQKATRKARRDADRRQHLKATAVLFKTTPPPDADMADPQADNQPPAKPFDQIEEW
- a CDS encoding TniB family NTP-binding protein, which gives rise to MEEYPIIDLSHLMPVAQGLARLPADERIHRLRADRWIGYPRAVEALNRLEALYAWPNKQRMPNLLLVGPTNNGKSMIVEKFRRTHPASSDADQEHIPVLVVQMPSEPSVIRFYVALLAAMGAPLRPRPRLPEMEQLALALLRKVGVRMLVIDELHNVLAGNSVNRREFLNLLRFLGNELRIPLVGVGTRDAYLAIRSDDQLENRFEPMMLPVWEANDDCCSLLASFAASLPLRRPSSIATLDMARYLLTRSEGTIGELAHLLMAAAVAAVESGEEAINHRTLSMADYTGPSERRQFERELM
- a CDS encoding TniQ family protein, producing MKPAPHWPLHPAPREGEALSSWLNRVALCYHMEVSELLEHDLGHGQVDDLDTAPPLALLAMLSQRSGIEPDRLRCMSFDGWVPWLLDSLDDQIPDALETYAFQLSVLLPKLRRRTRSITSWRAWLPSQPIHRACPLCLNDPANQAVLLAWKLPLMLSCPLHGCWLESYWGVPGRFLGWENADTAPRTASDAIAVMDRRTWQALTTGHVELPRRRIHAGLWFRLLRTLLDELNTPLSTCGTCAGYLRQVWEGCGHPLRAGQSLWRPYETLNPAVRLQMLEAAATAISLIEMRDISPPGEHAKLFWSEPQTGFTSGLSAKTPKPEPVDHWQRAVQAIDEAIIEARHDPETARSLFALASYGRRDPASLEQLRATFAKEGIPPEFLSHYVPDGPFACLRQNDGLSDKF
- a CDS encoding recombinase family protein, encoding MLIGYMRVSKADGSQSTNLQRDALIAAGVSLAHLYEDLASGRRDDRPGLAACLKALREGDTLIVWKLDRLGRDLRHLINTVHDLTARSVGLKVLTGHGAAVDTTTAAGKLVFGIFAALAEFERELISERTVAGLISARARGRKGGRPFKMTAAKLRLAMASMGQPETKVGDLCEELGITRQTLYRHVSPKGELRPDGVKLLSLGSAA